In one window of Phyllopteryx taeniolatus isolate TA_2022b chromosome 23, UOR_Ptae_1.2, whole genome shotgun sequence DNA:
- the gphb5 gene encoding glycoprotein hormone beta-5 isoform X1 — protein sequence MMSECPSALMTLTQKKREGGKKKKTTKTSLPASISFACCLSTLQSLLQARRKSMRVLPPPPLLLLLLLGQRAAVMRVAGTTALHGFRGCAVREFSFVAQKPGCKGLRVTTEACWGRCHTWERPVLDPPYIHRHHRVCTYALTRYASARLPGCQAGVSPLYHYPVAVHCHCAVCTTLDSECESF from the exons ATGATGTCAGAGTGTCCGTCCGCCCTAATGACTCTCACGCAGAAAAaaagggaggggggaaaaaaaaaaaaaacaacgaagacAAGCCTACCAGCTTCCATTTCATTTGCTTGTTGCTTGAGCACGCTCCAGTCGCTGCTGCAGGCGAGACGCAAAAG CATGCGCGTCCTCCCTCctccgccgctgctgctgctgctgctgctcggcCAGCGCGCAGCAGTGATGCGCGTTGCCGGGACAACGGCGCTGCACGGCTTCCGCGGCTGCGCAGTGCGAGAGTTCTCCTTCGTGGCCCAGAAGCCGGGCTGCAAGGGGCTGCGGGTCACCACGGAGGCCTGCTGGGGGCGCTGCCACACCTGGGAG AGGCCAGTGCTGGACCCCCCCTACATCCACCGGCACCACCGCGTGTGCACGTACGCGCTGACCCGCTACGCCAGCGCGCGGCTGCCCGGCTGCCAGGCCGGCGTCTCGCCCCTTTACCACTACCCGGTGGCCGTGCACTGTCACTGCGCTGTGTGCACCACCCTGGACAGCGAGTGCGAGAGCTTCTGA
- the gphb5 gene encoding glycoprotein hormone beta-5 isoform X2: MRVLPPPPLLLLLLLGQRAAVMRVAGTTALHGFRGCAVREFSFVAQKPGCKGLRVTTEACWGRCHTWERPVLDPPYIHRHHRVCTYALTRYASARLPGCQAGVSPLYHYPVAVHCHCAVCTTLDSECESF, from the exons ATGCGCGTCCTCCCTCctccgccgctgctgctgctgctgctgctcggcCAGCGCGCAGCAGTGATGCGCGTTGCCGGGACAACGGCGCTGCACGGCTTCCGCGGCTGCGCAGTGCGAGAGTTCTCCTTCGTGGCCCAGAAGCCGGGCTGCAAGGGGCTGCGGGTCACCACGGAGGCCTGCTGGGGGCGCTGCCACACCTGGGAG AGGCCAGTGCTGGACCCCCCCTACATCCACCGGCACCACCGCGTGTGCACGTACGCGCTGACCCGCTACGCCAGCGCGCGGCTGCCCGGCTGCCAGGCCGGCGTCTCGCCCCTTTACCACTACCCGGTGGCCGTGCACTGTCACTGCGCTGTGTGCACCACCCTGGACAGCGAGTGCGAGAGCTTCTGA
- the gpha2 gene encoding glycoprotein hormone alpha-2 produces MSQPIALNLCLLVMPVMSLLLFSPIGRSDENVTLSPGCHLHPFNLSVRSDRRGTCRGTHLVHACVGYCESSAFPSRYSVLVASNFTRNVTSASRCCTITKEAKVKVRLECPGGRHHDELEILTAKACRCDMCRTSRY; encoded by the exons ATGTCGCAGCCGATTGCCTTGAACCTCTGCTTGCTGGTGATGCCAGTGATGtcactgctgctcttctctcccaTCGGCCGGAGCGACGAGAACGTCACCCTCAGCCCGGGCTGCCACTTGCACC CGTTCAACTTGAGCGTCCGCAGTGACCGGCGAGGCACGTGTCGAGGCACCCACCTGGTGCACGCCTGCGTGGGCTACTGCGAGTCCAGCGCTTTCCCGTCCAGATACTCGGTGCTGGTGGCCTCCAACTTCACCCGCAACGTCACGTCGGCGTCGCGATGCTGCACCATCACCAAGGAGGCCAAG GTCAAGGTCCGCCTGGAGTGTCCCGGAGGGCGGCACCACGACGAGTTGGAGATCCTGACGGCCAAGGCGTGTCGCTGCGACATGTGCCGCACGTCCCGCTACTGA